In Thunnus thynnus chromosome 11, fThuThy2.1, whole genome shotgun sequence, the following proteins share a genomic window:
- the asmt gene encoding acetylserotonin O-methyltransferase: MAGRLEMGSTEGKPAADTYPRKILEYMEGFLISKTVFTSCELGVFDVLLGAGRPLSAEEICQAIGASLDGTERLLAACTGLQLLNTHQDDGRVFYSNTEQASIYLTRSSPLSLYHSIQYSSRTIYLCWHHLTDAVREGRNQYEKAFGVSSKDLFQALYRSDEEMVKFMQLMNSIWNICGRDVVTAFDLSPFKVICDLGGCSGALAKQCTSAYPECTVTIFDLPKVVCTSREHFVTEADQRISFHEGDFFKDPLPEVDLYILARILHDWTDDRCVELLSKAYKACKPGGGVLLVEALLHEDGSGPLTVQLYSLNMLVQTEGRERTAAQYAALLAAAGFTNIQHHHTGKIYDAVLGRKET; encoded by the exons ACGGTGTTCACGTCCTGTGAGCTGGGTGTGTTCGATGTGTTGCTGGGTGCAGGGCGCCCCCTGTCCGCGGAGGAGATCTGTCAGGCGATCGGAGCCAGTCTGGATGGCACAGAGAGGCTGCTGGCTGCCTGCACCGGCCTTCAGCTGCTCAACACGCACCAGGACGACGGACGAG tgttttacagtAACACAGAGCAGGCCAGTATCTACCTGACTCGCTCCAGTCCTTTATCCCTCTACCACTCCATCCAGTACAGCTCCAGAACCATCTACCTTTGCTGGCATCACTTGACCGACGCTGTCAG AGAGGGAAGAAATCAGTATGAAAAGGCTTTTGGAGTCAGCTCTAAAGACCTGTTTCAGGCTCTCTACAG gtctGATGAGGAAATGGTGAAGTTTATGCAGTTAATGAACTCCATTTGGAACATCTGCGGCAGAGACGTGGTCACGGCGTTTGACCTTTCGCCTTTCAAAGTCATCTGTGACCTCGGAG GCTGCAGTGGAGCATTAGCCAAGCAGTGCACGTCAGCCTACCCAGAATGCACTGTGACGATCTTTGACCTCCCCAAGGTGGTGTGTACGTCGAGGGAACACTTTGTCACCGAGGCTGACCAGAGGATAAGCTTCCACGAAG gGGACTTCTTCAAAGACCCTCTGCCAGAGGTTGACCTCTACATCCTCGCCAGAATCCTCCATGACTGGACGGACGATCGCTGTGTAGAGCTACTCAGCAAAGCCTACAAAGCCTGTAAaccag GTGGAGGTGTATTGCTGGTGGAGGCGTTGCTCCATGAAGATGGCTCTGGCCCGCTGACAGTGCAGCTATACTCCCTGAACATGCTGGTGCAGACGGAGGGCCGGGAGAGAACCGCTGCCCAGTATGCTGccctgctggctgctgctggcTTCACCAACATCCAGCACCACCACACAGGCAAGATTTATGACGCGGTCCTGGGACGCAAAGAGACATGA